The Phycisphaerae bacterium genome has a segment encoding these proteins:
- the rpsE gene encoding 30S ribosomal protein S5, protein MEEVVVRIYRCATVVRGGRRFSFGSLVVVGDRNGNVGVGYGKANEVPGSVEKGKRLAARNMKRINLVGGTLPHRVIGRYGASRVVMLPASPGTGVIAGSSVRAVLEMAGVKDVLTKSYGSTSPKNLVLATYDGLKQLLTRENIERLRGVRLAG, encoded by the coding sequence ATGGAGGAGGTCGTCGTTCGCATCTATCGCTGTGCAACGGTGGTGCGTGGCGGACGGCGGTTCAGCTTCGGCTCGCTGGTGGTCGTCGGCGACCGCAACGGAAACGTGGGCGTCGGCTACGGCAAGGCCAACGAAGTCCCCGGGTCGGTCGAAAAGGGCAAGCGGCTCGCGGCTCGAAACATGAAGCGGATCAACCTGGTCGGGGGCACGCTTCCCCACCGGGTCATCGGTCGCTATGGGGCAAGCCGGGTCGTCATGCTTCCGGCATCGCCCGGAACGGGCGTCATTGCGGGCTCCAGTGTCCGTGCCGTCCTGGAAATGGCGGGCGTGAAGGACGTATTGACCAAGAGTTACGGGTCGACCAGTCCCAAGAACCTCGTTCTCGCGACATATGACGGCCTGAAACAACTGCTCACGCGAGAGAACATCGAACGGTTGCGGGGCGTACGGTTGGCAGGGTAA
- the map gene encoding type I methionyl aminopeptidase — protein MQVQKRGIILKSEREIERMRAAGRVVHAVLAKMRELAQPGVTTGELNEVAEAMIAEAGGVALFKGVENPQARRPFPAALCISVNEELVHGVPGKRQLKSGDIVGVDCGVRLEGYCGDSATTIAVGDVSEQATRLLEITQGALQIALREMRPHRAWSEVAGRMQAFVEESGFSVIRDFVGHGIGREMHEEPKVPNFWDEGRKRGDFELLPRMTLAVEPMVAVGSHRVEYGDADRWVVVTRDRSFSAHFEHTIAVTDDGVDVLTDGR, from the coding sequence ATGCAGGTGCAAAAGCGAGGCATTATTCTCAAGAGCGAGCGAGAGATTGAGCGCATGCGCGCTGCGGGCCGGGTGGTGCATGCGGTGCTCGCGAAAATGAGGGAATTGGCCCAGCCCGGGGTGACCACGGGCGAACTGAACGAAGTTGCGGAAGCGATGATTGCCGAAGCCGGGGGGGTGGCCCTGTTCAAAGGGGTCGAGAATCCCCAGGCTCGCAGGCCGTTCCCGGCCGCTCTGTGCATCAGCGTGAACGAAGAGCTGGTCCACGGCGTACCGGGCAAGCGGCAGTTGAAGAGCGGCGATATCGTCGGCGTCGATTGCGGCGTGCGACTGGAAGGCTATTGCGGCGACTCGGCCACGACCATCGCGGTGGGCGACGTGTCCGAGCAGGCAACGCGGTTGCTGGAGATAACCCAGGGCGCGTTGCAGATTGCTTTGCGGGAGATGCGTCCGCATCGCGCGTGGAGCGAGGTTGCCGGTCGGATGCAGGCCTTCGTGGAAGAATCCGGCTTTTCCGTGATTCGCGATTTTGTGGGACACGGAATCGGCCGGGAAATGCACGAGGAGCCCAAGGTTCCGAATTTCTGGGACGAGGGACGCAAGCGGGGCGATTTCGAGTTGCTCCCGCGAATGACCCTCGCGGTTGAGCCGATGGTGGCCGTGGGCTCCCATCGCGTGGAATACGGCGACGCCGACCGTTGGGTCGTGGTGACGCGGGATCGCAGTTTCTCGGCGCATTTCGAGCACACCATCGCCGTGACGGACGATGGCGTGGACGTCTTGACCGACGGTCGTTGA
- the rpsM gene encoding 30S ribosomal protein S13: MPRIAGVDIPADKRIEYSLRYIYGIGPKLAQDVLKESDIAAGVKAKDLTEEEVARIASVIDRNFAVEGQLRRTIQSNIQRLKDIRCFRGQRHRMHLPARGQRTRTNARTRKGPRKTVAGKKSVKELR, encoded by the coding sequence GTGCCCAGAATTGCTGGCGTGGACATCCCGGCCGACAAGCGCATCGAGTACTCCTTGCGCTACATCTACGGCATCGGGCCGAAGTTGGCCCAGGATGTCCTCAAGGAATCGGATATTGCCGCTGGGGTCAAGGCCAAGGACCTTACCGAGGAGGAGGTCGCCCGGATCGCAAGCGTCATCGATCGCAATTTCGCGGTGGAAGGCCAGTTGCGCCGGACGATCCAGTCCAACATCCAGCGTCTGAAGGATATTCGCTGCTTCCGTGGGCAGCGTCATCGTATGCACCTGCCCGCCCGCGGGCAGCGTACGCGGACCAACGCCCGCACGCGCAAGGGGCCGCGGAAGACCGTGGCGGGCAAGAAGAGCGTGAAAGAGCTGCGGTAG
- a CDS encoding DNA-directed RNA polymerase subunit alpha, with product MRIRWRGLELPGRVVRDENISTNAYGRFTVEPFEQGFGTTIGNSLRRVLLSSLEGAAITSVKIAGVSHEFTNIDGVMEDITDILLNIKGIVIRYEGDETKRIVVRRDQAGVVRAGDIETDPSITILNPEHVIANLTENVSFHAEMSVRRGRGYATAADNRSPDQELDVIPVESVFSPVLRVRFRTEDMRVGQLTNYDRLILDIWTNGSVLPEDALVEAGLILRKHLNPFVLYYELGSDVVTTSETAFDHPATLDDAELNETLNTPISDLNLSVRANNCLEAVRVQTLRDLVQLTEADLLRFRSFGKTSLHEVQRKLAERGLRLGMAFGGQRIDLSDAEIHGLEPEGHGEESEEGQGSEGSDGAGSGPMAAYTMESQR from the coding sequence ATGCGTATTCGATGGCGAGGTTTGGAGTTGCCGGGTCGTGTTGTCCGGGACGAGAATATCAGCACGAACGCCTACGGACGGTTCACGGTGGAGCCGTTCGAGCAGGGATTCGGTACGACGATTGGGAATTCCTTGCGGCGGGTCCTGCTTTCCAGCCTGGAAGGCGCCGCCATCACTTCCGTCAAAATCGCCGGTGTTTCTCACGAGTTTACCAACATCGACGGCGTGATGGAGGACATTACGGACATCCTCCTCAACATCAAGGGCATCGTGATCCGCTACGAGGGGGACGAAACCAAGCGAATCGTCGTTCGGCGGGATCAGGCGGGTGTCGTCCGCGCGGGGGACATTGAAACCGATCCGTCGATTACGATTCTGAATCCCGAGCACGTGATTGCGAACCTGACGGAGAACGTGTCCTTCCATGCGGAGATGAGCGTGCGTCGCGGCAGGGGATACGCCACCGCAGCCGACAACCGCTCACCCGATCAGGAACTTGACGTCATTCCCGTCGAGTCGGTCTTCTCGCCCGTACTTCGCGTGCGCTTCCGGACGGAAGACATGCGCGTGGGGCAGTTGACCAACTACGATCGGCTCATCCTGGATATCTGGACCAATGGGTCCGTCCTCCCGGAGGATGCCCTGGTCGAGGCGGGCCTGATTCTGCGCAAGCACCTGAATCCGTTTGTGCTCTATTACGAGCTCGGATCCGACGTGGTCACCACGAGCGAGACGGCGTTTGACCATCCGGCAACGCTGGACGATGCGGAACTCAACGAGACGCTGAACACGCCGATTTCAGACTTGAATCTCTCCGTGCGTGCCAACAACTGCCTCGAAGCGGTGCGTGTACAGACCCTTCGTGATCTGGTGCAGCTCACCGAGGCCGACCTGTTGCGTTTCCGAAGTTTTGGCAAAACGTCCCTTCATGAGGTCCAGCGGAAGCTGGCGGAGCGGGGACTGCGTCTGGGCATGGCCTTTGGCGGGCAGCGCATCGATCTGAGTGACGCCGAGATTCACGGACTGGAGCCGGAAGGGCACGGCGAGGAATCGGAAGAAGGTCAGGGCTCGGAAGGGAGCGATGGTGCGGGCTCCGGGCCGATGGCGGCCTACACGATGGAGAGTCAGCGCTAG
- the rplQ gene encoding 50S ribosomal protein L17 — translation MRHQRHFYRLNRTAEHRLALRRNMAQSMIEHGQIRTTLVKAKNLQPYIEKIVTMAIRARKCKASGDNAGALRARRIVHSLLGERSIIPEEHREAFVEMSDASRRKAVQMASGRRYRTGEPRGRLSFTAESVSFRLIEKVAARFEDRPGGYTRLIRLSERRLGDHTQLAVLQFVGNEEAPLSLTRPERSARKRRADARYAMAARLAKSWGRETAAKTSAAGKPADASASEPQDSEGSDSPKES, via the coding sequence ATGCGGCATCAACGACACTTTTACCGCCTGAATCGCACGGCCGAGCATCGCCTGGCCCTGCGCCGGAACATGGCGCAGAGCATGATCGAGCACGGGCAGATTCGTACGACGCTGGTGAAGGCTAAGAACCTTCAACCGTACATCGAGAAGATCGTCACGATGGCGATCCGGGCCCGCAAGTGCAAGGCCAGCGGCGACAATGCCGGCGCTCTTCGTGCCAGGCGCATCGTGCACAGCCTCCTCGGTGAGCGTTCGATCATTCCCGAAGAGCATCGAGAGGCGTTTGTGGAAATGTCCGACGCTTCCCGCCGAAAGGCCGTGCAAATGGCCAGCGGACGGCGCTATCGCACGGGCGAGCCGCGCGGACGGCTGAGCTTCACGGCAGAATCGGTGAGCTTCCGTCTCATCGAAAAGGTTGCTGCGAGGTTCGAGGATCGCCCCGGCGGATACACGCGGCTCATCCGGCTTTCCGAGCGTCGCCTTGGGGACCACACCCAGTTGGCAGTGCTGCAGTTCGTCGGCAACGAGGAAGCCCCCTTGTCGTTGACCAGGCCCGAACGATCCGCGCGCAAGCGTCGGGCCGACGCCCGGTACGCGATGGCCGCCCGACTGGCCAAGAGCTGGGGGCGGGAGACGGCTGCCAAGACCTCCGCGGCCGGCAAACCGGCCGATGCATCGGCATCCGAACCGCAGGATTCCGAAGGCTCGGATTCTCCGAAAGAATCCTGA
- the rpsD gene encoding 30S ribosomal protein S4: MGRYIGPVCRLCRREGIKLMLKGARCETAKCAMERQWRNRPPGMHGWRRRKSGEYGVRLREKQKVKRYYGVLERQFSLYFKMAESGTTNTGDALLSLLERRLDNVVWKLGFAPSHKASRVAISHGHIYVNGRRLNRPSYLVRQGDRITVKPSDRSKAFVRQWVGEGGPTVQPWLQLDAQKLEGVVAALPTREDVQIPVEEQLIIEMCSR; this comes from the coding sequence ATGGGACGATACATCGGTCCGGTATGCAGGCTGTGTCGGCGGGAAGGCATCAAGCTGATGCTCAAGGGAGCACGGTGCGAGACCGCCAAGTGCGCTATGGAGCGCCAGTGGCGTAACCGTCCTCCGGGCATGCACGGCTGGCGGCGGCGCAAGTCCGGCGAGTACGGCGTTCGCCTCCGCGAGAAGCAGAAGGTGAAGCGTTACTACGGCGTTCTGGAGCGCCAGTTCAGCCTCTATTTCAAGATGGCCGAAAGCGGAACGACCAACACGGGCGACGCGCTCCTCAGCCTTCTGGAGCGTCGCTTGGACAACGTGGTGTGGAAACTGGGGTTTGCCCCCTCTCACAAGGCCAGCCGGGTTGCCATCTCGCACGGGCACATTTACGTCAATGGTCGGCGGCTCAACCGGCCCAGTTATCTGGTCAGGCAGGGCGATCGGATCACGGTCAAGCCCTCCGATCGCAGCAAGGCTTTCGTCCGTCAGTGGGTTGGCGAAGGCGGTCCCACGGTCCAGCCGTGGCTCCAACTGGACGCGCAGAAGCTCGAAGGCGTGGTGGCGGCGCTGCCCACCCGCGAGGACGTCCAGATACCGGTGGAAGAGCAGCTCATCATCGAAATGTGCAGTCGGTAG
- a CDS encoding type Z 30S ribosomal protein S14 — translation MATTAWVNKARKQPKFASRVVRRCAVCGRSRAVYRKFRLCRVCFRKMALEGLIPGVRKASW, via the coding sequence GCGTGGGTCAACAAGGCGAGGAAGCAACCGAAGTTCGCGTCGCGTGTCGTGCGGCGCTGTGCGGTTTGTGGTCGGTCTCGTGCCGTTTACCGCAAGTTCCGGCTTTGCCGCGTTTGTTTTCGGAAGATGGCCCTGGAAGGGTTGATTCCCGGGGTGCGAAAGGCAAGTTGGTAA
- the rplO gene encoding 50S ribosomal protein L15, protein MNLAEITREAGADKGRKRVGRGRSSGHGKTCGRGHKGGGQRSGWRQRGLQEGGQTPIFRRTPKRGFSNAAFRQAYAVVNLSALEARFDAGTHVTAQLLREAGLIGNAKDPVKILGDGNLTKKLTIDAAKFSKSAMEKIQAAGGEARVKA, encoded by the coding sequence GTGAATCTTGCGGAAATCACCAGAGAGGCCGGCGCCGACAAAGGCCGGAAACGCGTAGGTCGGGGTCGGTCCTCAGGACATGGCAAGACCTGCGGTCGCGGCCACAAGGGCGGCGGTCAGCGCTCGGGTTGGCGTCAGCGCGGCCTGCAGGAAGGTGGGCAGACGCCCATCTTCCGTCGCACGCCCAAGCGCGGGTTTTCGAACGCTGCTTTTCGCCAAGCGTATGCAGTGGTCAACCTGTCAGCTTTGGAGGCGCGCTTTGATGCCGGCACACACGTGACCGCACAGCTGCTTCGGGAGGCGGGGCTGATCGGCAACGCGAAAGATCCCGTGAAGATTCTCGGAGACGGCAATCTGACCAAGAAGCTGACGATCGACGCGGCGAAGTTCAGCAAATCGGCCATGGAGAAGATTCAGGCCGCGGGCGGAGAGGCCAGAGTTAAGGCATAG
- the secY gene encoding preprotein translocase subunit SecY, with product MIGTLLNIFKIPELRNKLLFTIGMLAIYRVGYYVPVPGVDQRQMAASMPTGGGGGLGDLVQYFQIFTGGNLHQSTIFGLGIMPYISASIILQLLVTVVPSLEKLSREGDTGRRKIQEYTRYLTVFLCLVNGIFWMKYLASQDLLFPRYEGPFFGMTFTYMLLSLCLLTGGAVFLMWLGEQIDEYGIGSGISLIITAGIVARLPNAIMTVWQGISFGGTSAEGQFDVPKLLLLAVMFVAVVAGAILIQQAQRRIPIQQAKQTRGRRVYGGQRHYLPLRVNHGGVMPIIFASSMMIFPGIIFGALANAWPTQFLIALQGAFTRGGYVYIVCEILAIYFFAYFWTTVQFRPKEMANNLRDYGSFIPGLRPGKRTADYLERVMGRITYVGAGFLAIIAIIPTLVTRSMGIPFMVSAFLGGTGLLIVVSVTLDLVQRIEANLIMRNYKGFLGTEGPIRGGR from the coding sequence ATGATCGGAACGCTGCTAAACATCTTCAAGATTCCGGAGCTGCGCAACAAGCTCCTGTTCACGATCGGTATGCTCGCGATCTACCGCGTGGGGTACTACGTGCCGGTTCCCGGCGTGGACCAGCGGCAGATGGCCGCGAGCATGCCGACCGGCGGCGGGGGCGGCCTGGGTGACCTGGTGCAGTATTTCCAGATTTTTACGGGTGGTAACCTCCACCAGAGCACCATCTTCGGTCTCGGCATCATGCCCTACATCTCGGCCTCCATCATTCTCCAGCTCCTGGTCACGGTCGTGCCGAGCCTGGAGAAGCTGTCGCGTGAGGGTGACACCGGCCGACGGAAGATTCAGGAATACACGCGATATCTCACGGTCTTCCTCTGCCTGGTGAACGGCATTTTCTGGATGAAGTATCTCGCTTCACAGGACCTGCTGTTCCCGCGCTATGAAGGACCGTTCTTCGGCATGACGTTCACGTACATGCTGCTGTCGCTCTGTCTGCTTACCGGCGGTGCCGTGTTTCTGATGTGGCTTGGCGAGCAGATCGACGAGTACGGGATCGGGAGCGGCATTTCGCTGATCATCACGGCCGGCATTGTGGCTCGTCTGCCCAACGCCATCATGACGGTGTGGCAGGGCATTTCCTTCGGCGGCACCAGCGCCGAAGGGCAGTTCGACGTCCCCAAGCTGCTCCTCCTGGCGGTAATGTTTGTGGCGGTTGTGGCCGGGGCGATTCTCATCCAGCAGGCGCAGCGGCGGATTCCGATCCAGCAGGCGAAGCAGACCCGCGGACGCCGGGTGTACGGCGGCCAGCGACATTACCTGCCCCTGCGGGTCAATCACGGCGGCGTGATGCCCATCATCTTCGCCAGCTCGATGATGATCTTCCCGGGCATCATTTTCGGCGCGCTGGCCAACGCCTGGCCGACGCAGTTCCTGATCGCCTTGCAGGGCGCGTTCACTCGGGGCGGGTACGTCTACATCGTTTGCGAGATCCTGGCGATCTATTTCTTTGCTTACTTCTGGACGACCGTGCAGTTCCGTCCCAAGGAAATGGCCAACAACCTCCGCGACTACGGGAGCTTTATCCCGGGGCTTCGGCCGGGCAAGCGGACGGCGGACTACCTCGAACGGGTCATGGGCCGCATTACGTATGTCGGCGCCGGCTTCCTGGCGATCATCGCGATTATTCCCACACTGGTAACCCGGTCGATGGGCATTCCGTTCATGGTCTCCGCGTTTCTCGGCGGCACGGGCCTGCTCATCGTCGTCAGCGTGACGCTGGACCTTGTGCAGCGTATCGAGGCGAATCTGATTATGCGAAATTACAAGGGCTTCCTCGGAACGGAAGGCCCGATCCGGGGCGGCCGATAG
- a CDS encoding 50S ribosomal protein L18, which produces MKDRVEALSRRMRRKKGLRKRIRGTAERPRLTVFRSDKHIYVQLIDDLAGRTICSASTRAKDLRDRVSNGRSKEAAKLVGQALAEAAVSKQVSMVCFDRNGYRYGGRIKALADAVREAGLKF; this is translated from the coding sequence ATGAAGGATCGTGTGGAAGCGTTGAGTCGGCGGATGCGGCGCAAAAAGGGTCTGCGCAAGCGGATCCGTGGTACGGCCGAGCGACCCCGGTTGACGGTGTTTCGGAGCGATAAGCACATTTACGTGCAACTGATTGACGACCTTGCCGGTCGGACCATCTGCTCCGCGAGCACGCGGGCGAAAGACCTTCGCGACCGGGTCTCTAACGGGCGTAGCAAGGAAGCGGCCAAGCTCGTCGGCCAGGCACTGGCGGAGGCGGCGGTTTCCAAGCAGGTGTCGATGGTCTGCTTTGATCGCAACGGCTACCGCTACGGCGGGCGGATCAAGGCCTTGGCGGATGCGGTACGCGAAGCAGGGTTGAAGTTCTAG
- the rplF gene encoding 50S ribosomal protein L6: MSRVGKKPIPLPSGVTVKVGPEEVTVTGPKGTSALRTPRGAKIAVDSDRKEIEVTRTSDEKQIRANHGLARALLANMVRGVTEGFEERLEIYGTGYNCKLVGKKLHLNIGYSGRRRGVGSQFEVDVPAGIEVTVEREQTRGDNEPAVFVVRGIDKQRVGQFAAEVRALRKTEPYKGKGIRYQGEHVIRKQGKALTGGG; the protein is encoded by the coding sequence ATGTCTCGTGTCGGCAAGAAACCCATTCCGCTACCCTCCGGCGTGACCGTGAAGGTCGGTCCGGAGGAGGTGACGGTCACCGGTCCCAAGGGGACATCGGCGCTGCGGACGCCGCGCGGGGCGAAAATCGCCGTCGATTCCGACCGCAAGGAAATCGAGGTCACGCGGACCTCCGATGAGAAGCAGATTCGAGCCAACCACGGTCTGGCCCGGGCGCTGCTCGCCAACATGGTCCGCGGCGTGACGGAGGGATTCGAGGAAAGGCTCGAAATCTATGGCACGGGGTACAACTGCAAACTGGTGGGCAAGAAGCTCCACCTGAACATCGGGTACTCCGGCCGGCGTCGTGGCGTCGGCTCCCAGTTCGAAGTCGACGTTCCCGCGGGTATCGAGGTCACCGTGGAGCGTGAGCAGACGCGAGGTGACAACGAACCGGCTGTATTCGTTGTTCGAGGAATTGACAAGCAGCGCGTCGGGCAGTTTGCGGCCGAGGTGCGGGCGCTGCGCAAGACGGAACCGTACAAGGGCAAGGGTATCCGTTACCAGGGCGAGCACGTAATCCGCAAGCAGGGCAAGGCCCTGACCGGTGGCGGCTAA
- the rpsH gene encoding 30S ribosomal protein S8, with translation MWSDPIADMLTRIRNAARARKKTVSMPYSKIKEGIARVLKEEGYVNDHDVIEVGAKRMLRVELKYGPRGEDVIHNLKRISRVGCRTYSGVETLPRVLDGLGVNIVSTSRGVLSDRACREQRVGGEVLCQVY, from the coding sequence ATGTGGAGTGATCCGATCGCGGACATGCTCACGCGGATTCGCAATGCCGCCAGGGCCCGCAAGAAGACGGTTTCGATGCCCTATTCCAAGATCAAGGAGGGTATCGCCCGGGTCCTGAAGGAAGAAGGATACGTCAACGACCACGACGTGATCGAGGTGGGCGCCAAGCGCATGCTTCGGGTGGAGTTGAAGTACGGACCGCGCGGCGAGGACGTGATTCATAACCTGAAGCGTATCTCCCGCGTCGGGTGTCGCACCTATTCGGGTGTGGAGACGCTGCCCCGGGTGCTGGACGGTCTCGGTGTGAATATCGTTTCGACGAGCCGGGGCGTGCTGAGTGATCGCGCCTGTCGCGAGCAGCGCGTCGGCGGCGAAGTGCTTTGTCAGGTGTATTGA
- the rpsK gene encoding 30S ribosomal protein S11 yields the protein MAKRAGKRRVRRNVARGIVHVKATFNNTLVTITDVNGEVLCRASAGTVGFKGTRKSTPFAAQRAAEQAAYAAKKFGMREVEVRVKGPGSGRDSAVTALQSAGLRIYSIEDITPLPHNGCRPPKRRRV from the coding sequence TTGGCCAAGAGAGCTGGAAAACGTCGGGTGCGTCGCAACGTGGCCAGGGGAATCGTCCACGTCAAGGCGACCTTCAACAATACCCTGGTGACGATCACGGACGTGAATGGCGAAGTGCTCTGTCGAGCTTCGGCGGGTACGGTGGGCTTCAAGGGTACGCGCAAAAGCACGCCCTTTGCGGCACAGCGCGCCGCTGAGCAGGCCGCTTATGCCGCCAAGAAGTTCGGCATGCGGGAAGTCGAAGTCCGCGTCAAAGGACCGGGCAGCGGTCGAGATTCGGCGGTTACGGCGCTGCAGTCGGCCGGGCTGCGGATCTATTCGATCGAGGACATCACACCCCTGCCGCACAACGGCTGCCGCCCGCCCAAGCGGCGTAGGGTGTAA
- the rpmJ gene encoding 50S ribosomal protein L36, with protein MKVRPSVRRICENCKIIKRKGVVRVVCTNPRHKQRQG; from the coding sequence ATGAAAGTTCGACCGAGCGTGCGACGGATCTGTGAAAACTGCAAGATCATCAAGCGGAAGGGTGTCGTGCGCGTCGTGTGCACGAACCCGCGTCACAAGCAGCGTCAAGGGTAG